Proteins encoded in a region of the Manis javanica isolate MJ-LG chromosome 15, MJ_LKY, whole genome shotgun sequence genome:
- the MLEC gene encoding malectin isoform X1: protein MLGAGAGEGAAAALLRLLLLLLLLPPAFRGPRLGVVRAAAAGLPDSVIWAVNAGGEAHVDVHGIHFRKDPLEGRVGRASDYGMKLPILRSNPEDQILYQTERYNEETFGYEVPIKEEGDYVLVLKFAEVYFAQSQQKVFDVRLNGHVVVKDLDIFDRVGHSTAHDEIIPMSIKKGKLSVQGEVSTFTGKLYIEFVKGYYDNPKVCALYIMAGTVDDVPKLQPHPGLEKKEEEEEEEEYDEGSNLKRQTNKNRVQSGPRTPNPYASDNSSLMFPILVAFGVFIPTLFCLCRL from the exons ATGCTGGGCGCCGGCGCGGGTGAGGGCGCGGCCGCGGCGCTCCTACGCCTGCTGCTGCTGCTATTGCTGCTGCCGCCGGCGTTCCGGGGGCCGCGGCTCGGCGTGGTTCGCGCGGCTGCGGCCGGGCTCCCTGACAGCGTCATCTGGGCCGTCAACGCGGGCGGCGAGGCGCATGTAGACGTGCACGGGATTCACTTCCGCAAGGACCCTTTGGAGGGCCGGGTGGGCCGAG CCTCTGACTATGGTATGAAACTGCCGATCCTGCGGTCCAACCCCGAGGACCAGATACTTTATCAGACAGAGCGGTACAACGAGGAGACGTTTGGCTATGAAGTACCCATCAAGGAGGAGGGGGACTATGTGTTAGTGCTGAAATTTGCTGAGGTCTATTTTGCACAGTCCCAGCAGAAG GTATTTGATGTGCGGTTGAATGGCCATGTTGTGGTTAAGGACTTGGATATCTTTGATCGTGTCGGGCATAGCACCGCTCATGATGAAATCATCCCTATGAGCATCAAAAAGGGGAAGCTGAGTGTCCAGGGAGAGGTGTCTACCTTCACGGGGAAACTCTACATCGAATTTGTCAAG GGGTACTATGACAATCCCAAAGTATGTGCACTCTACATCATGGCTGGGACAGTGGATG ATGTACCAAAGCTGCAGCCTCATCCAGGcctggagaagaaagaagaggaagaagaagaagaagaatacgATGAAGGGTCTAATCTCAAAAGACAGACCAATAAGAACCGTGTGCAGTCAGGACCCCGCACGCCCAACCCCTATGCCTCGGACAACAGCAGCCTCATGTTTCCCATCCTGGTGGCCTTCGGAGTCTTCATTCCAACCCTCTTCTGCCTCTGCCGGTTGTGA
- the MLEC gene encoding malectin isoform X2, whose product MLGAGAGEGAAAALLRLLLLLLLLPPAFRGPRLGVVRAAAAGLPDSVIWAVNAGGEAHVDVHGIHFRKDPLEGRVGRASDYGMKLPILRSNPEDQILYQTERYNEETFGYEVPIKEEGDYVLVLKFAEVYFAQSQQKMYQSCSLIQAWRRKKRKKKKKNTMKGLISKDRPIRTVCSQDPARPTPMPRTTAASCFPSWWPSESSFQPSSASAGCENKLPS is encoded by the exons ATGCTGGGCGCCGGCGCGGGTGAGGGCGCGGCCGCGGCGCTCCTACGCCTGCTGCTGCTGCTATTGCTGCTGCCGCCGGCGTTCCGGGGGCCGCGGCTCGGCGTGGTTCGCGCGGCTGCGGCCGGGCTCCCTGACAGCGTCATCTGGGCCGTCAACGCGGGCGGCGAGGCGCATGTAGACGTGCACGGGATTCACTTCCGCAAGGACCCTTTGGAGGGCCGGGTGGGCCGAG CCTCTGACTATGGTATGAAACTGCCGATCCTGCGGTCCAACCCCGAGGACCAGATACTTTATCAGACAGAGCGGTACAACGAGGAGACGTTTGGCTATGAAGTACCCATCAAGGAGGAGGGGGACTATGTGTTAGTGCTGAAATTTGCTGAGGTCTATTTTGCACAGTCCCAGCAGAAG ATGTACCAAAGCTGCAGCCTCATCCAGGcctggagaagaaagaagaggaagaagaagaagaagaatacgATGAAGGGTCTAATCTCAAAAGACAGACCAATAAGAACCGTGTGCAGTCAGGACCCCGCACGCCCAACCCCTATGCCTCGGACAACAGCAGCCTCATGTTTCCCATCCTGGTGGCCTTCGGAGTCTTCATTCCAACCCTCTTCTGCCTCTGCCGGTTGTGAGAACAAATTACCATCCTGA